The Virgibacillus sp. MSP4-1 genome has a segment encoding these proteins:
- a CDS encoding acyl-CoA carboxylase subunit beta, with protein MGMDEQLSEAVEQIKQGGGEKYHRKNEEKNKLFVRDRLKQLLDDDLNVEDAFFANCMDGNLPADGVVTGMGQINGQTVCVMANDSTVKAGSWGARTVEKIIRIQETAEKLNVPMLYMVDSAGARITDQVEMFPGRRGAGRIFYNQVKLSGRVPQICLLFGPSAAGGAYIPAFCDIVVMVDGNASMYLGSPRMAEKVIGEKVSLEEMGGAQMHCSVSGVGDVLAKTEEEAISFARKYLSYFPANFKEKPPKAQQESPKAFEKSISDILPENQNAPFDMYELIHRLIDEESFCEIKRNFAREIITGLARIDGRSVGIVANQPRMKGGVLFHDSADKAAKFITLCDAFHIPLLFLADIPGFMIGTKVEQSGIIRHGAKMIAAMSEATVPKVSVIVRKAYGAGLYAMAGPAFEPDCCLALPTAQIAVMGPEAAVNAVYANKIAELPEEERPSFIQEKQREYKENIDIYRLASEMVIDDIVQPDQLRQELISRISSYETKDVTFSERKHGVYPV; from the coding sequence ATGGGAATGGACGAACAATTATCTGAAGCTGTTGAACAGATTAAGCAAGGAGGCGGGGAGAAATATCATAGAAAAAATGAGGAAAAGAATAAATTATTTGTTCGTGATCGATTAAAACAATTATTGGATGACGATTTAAATGTAGAGGATGCTTTTTTTGCCAACTGTATGGATGGGAATCTTCCGGCTGATGGCGTCGTAACCGGAATGGGTCAAATCAATGGTCAGACCGTTTGTGTAATGGCGAATGATTCAACGGTAAAAGCCGGATCATGGGGAGCTCGTACGGTCGAAAAAATCATTCGTATCCAGGAGACCGCAGAAAAACTGAATGTTCCCATGCTGTACATGGTAGACTCTGCGGGAGCACGTATTACCGATCAGGTCGAAATGTTTCCAGGAAGACGTGGCGCCGGACGAATCTTTTATAATCAGGTGAAATTATCAGGGCGTGTTCCGCAAATTTGCCTGTTATTTGGTCCTTCAGCTGCTGGTGGTGCATATATTCCTGCGTTTTGCGACATTGTAGTTATGGTGGACGGGAATGCATCTATGTACCTCGGTTCCCCTCGTATGGCAGAAAAAGTTATTGGGGAAAAAGTCTCTTTAGAAGAAATGGGCGGCGCGCAGATGCATTGTTCCGTATCAGGAGTTGGTGATGTGCTGGCCAAAACCGAAGAAGAGGCGATATCCTTTGCCAGAAAATATTTATCATACTTTCCTGCAAACTTCAAAGAAAAACCACCAAAAGCACAACAAGAGTCTCCAAAGGCTTTTGAAAAATCTATTTCGGACATCTTGCCGGAGAACCAGAATGCACCTTTTGATATGTATGAGCTTATACACAGACTTATCGACGAAGAAAGTTTTTGTGAAATCAAGCGGAATTTTGCCCGGGAAATCATTACCGGTCTTGCCCGAATAGACGGCCGGTCCGTTGGTATTGTTGCCAATCAGCCACGCATGAAAGGTGGCGTATTATTTCATGATTCAGCAGATAAAGCTGCGAAGTTCATAACGCTCTGTGATGCTTTCCACATTCCGCTGCTCTTTCTTGCGGATATTCCAGGCTTTATGATTGGTACAAAAGTTGAGCAGTCAGGCATTATCCGGCATGGAGCTAAGATGATTGCAGCCATGAGTGAGGCCACTGTTCCAAAAGTTTCTGTCATAGTCCGCAAAGCATACGGTGCAGGTCTGTATGCCATGGCGGGGCCCGCCTTTGAACCAGACTGCTGTTTAGCCTTACCTACAGCTCAAATTGCTGTCATGGGTCCTGAAGCAGCGGTGAATGCCGTGTATGCAAATAAAATTGCTGAACTACCGGAAGAAGAGCGACCATCCTTTATCCAGGAAAAGCAAAGGGAGTATAAGGAGAATATCGATATTTACCGCCTCGCTTCAGAGATGGTCATTGATGATATTGTTCAGCCTGATCAGCTGCGTCAGGAGTTAATATCAAGGATTTCCTCATACGAAACAAAAGATGTAACGTTCAGTGAGCGAAAACATGGAGTATATCCGGTATAA
- a CDS encoding class I SAM-dependent methyltransferase, with translation MNNDQKAKVIKQFSKNADSYVTSHSHARGNDLQHIEKWLHPDPDWKVLDIATGGGHTAKTLAPLVNQVFASDLTKTMLQNTASHLRNYENIFFILADAENLPFLDETFDAVTCRIAAHHFPNPEVFLKETSRVLKPEGKFLLIDNVVPEEDTLADFMNRFEKMRDESHVSCLSPSEWNRLTSKYHFEELKRDVHKKTYPFQTWVQRTTDSKNDWKRVENYILDGSNEALSYFSVRNEDNRIVSLEVDEMMSIYEKG, from the coding sequence ATGAATAACGATCAAAAGGCTAAAGTTATTAAGCAGTTTTCAAAGAATGCGGACTCCTATGTCACGAGTCATTCTCATGCAAGAGGGAATGATTTACAACACATTGAAAAATGGTTGCATCCCGATCCAGACTGGAAGGTTCTTGATATTGCGACAGGTGGAGGGCATACAGCCAAAACGCTTGCACCTTTGGTAAACCAGGTTTTTGCCAGTGACCTCACGAAAACAATGCTTCAGAATACAGCATCCCACCTCAGAAACTATGAGAATATCTTTTTTATTCTTGCAGATGCAGAGAATCTGCCGTTTTTAGATGAAACCTTTGACGCTGTTACTTGCAGAATTGCAGCCCACCATTTTCCAAATCCGGAAGTATTCTTAAAGGAAACGTCCAGGGTTCTTAAGCCAGAGGGGAAGTTTCTTCTGATTGATAATGTTGTTCCGGAAGAAGACACATTAGCAGATTTTATGAATCGCTTCGAAAAAATGCGCGATGAAAGTCATGTAAGCTGTCTTTCACCTTCTGAGTGGAATCGATTAACCTCAAAATATCATTTCGAGGAGTTAAAAAGAGATGTACATAAAAAAACATATCCATTTCAAACGTGGGTACAGCGAACAACAGATAGTAAAAATGATTGGAAGCGAGTGGAGAACTATATTTTAGACGGATCTAATGAGGCACTTTCCTATTTTTCTGTCAGGAATGAAGATAATCGAATTGTTTCCCTTGAAGTAGATGAGATGATGAGTATATATGAAAAGGGATGA
- a CDS encoding AMP-binding protein yields the protein MSKAVWFPSETFKRSTRLFHWMKSLGYEDYDAFHQQSVKDMAWFWDQAVKELNVKWDQPYTKTLDLTNGKMYPEWFVNGEMNVTYNCVDKWAENATTSKKQALIWEGDDGQTKTYTFAELEKEINKVANGLEQLGVQRKDVVTLYMPMLPETVIAMLAISKIGAIFSPAFSGYKAEAVAKRMNAAEAKWLITVDGFYRRGSEIRMKEEADKAVEQSPSIEKVVVVERTQRDINWNTNQDVAWKEIRQNVNDYKRSRTSGNDPYMIIYTSGTTGKPKGALHTHHGFPVKAAFDAGICMDVQPEDTLFWYTDMGWMMGPFLVYGALMNGARMVLFEGTPDYPNPDRIWQLVERHRVTHLGISPTLIRSLMGKGEEWVEQRDLSTLKMIGSTGEPWNPEPWMWMFENVCRRKVPIFNYSGGTEISGGIFGNVLVKPIAPISFNAALPGMDVDVFDQNGQSVSNEVGELVIKQPWVGMTNGFYKDNKRYENTYWSRFKDTWVHGDWVIKDDEGYFTITGRSDDTLNVAGKRLGPAEIESVLVEHEDVLEAGVIGVPHDVKGETPVAFVVCNHDYVNKTLLKEELTELAIAKLGKAIAPSRLFFVHDLPKTRNAKVMRRAIKSAFLQKDGGDLSALENPKCLEEIRDLSDMNLKK from the coding sequence ATGTCAAAAGCTGTATGGTTCCCAAGTGAGACATTTAAAAGATCCACTCGCCTGTTTCATTGGATGAAATCACTTGGTTACGAGGATTATGATGCATTTCACCAACAGTCAGTCAAGGATATGGCCTGGTTTTGGGACCAGGCCGTCAAGGAATTAAATGTGAAATGGGATCAGCCCTATACAAAGACTCTCGATTTAACCAATGGAAAAATGTATCCGGAATGGTTTGTAAATGGTGAAATGAATGTTACATACAATTGTGTAGACAAGTGGGCGGAAAATGCAACGACATCAAAGAAACAGGCATTAATATGGGAAGGTGACGATGGCCAGACAAAAACATACACATTTGCCGAGTTGGAAAAAGAAATTAACAAGGTTGCCAACGGACTTGAACAGCTGGGCGTTCAACGAAAAGACGTTGTCACCCTCTACATGCCAATGCTTCCGGAAACAGTTATTGCAATGCTGGCTATATCCAAAATTGGCGCTATATTTTCCCCTGCCTTTTCAGGATATAAGGCAGAAGCTGTAGCAAAGAGGATGAATGCCGCAGAAGCAAAATGGCTGATTACTGTGGACGGTTTTTATCGCAGAGGATCTGAAATTCGTATGAAGGAAGAAGCGGATAAGGCTGTTGAGCAATCACCTTCCATCGAAAAGGTTGTTGTCGTTGAACGTACACAACGGGATATAAACTGGAATACCAATCAGGATGTAGCGTGGAAGGAAATTCGACAAAATGTAAACGATTACAAAAGGAGCAGGACATCTGGAAATGACCCCTACATGATTATATACACCTCAGGAACGACAGGAAAACCTAAAGGAGCTCTTCATACACATCATGGATTTCCTGTAAAAGCCGCCTTTGATGCTGGAATATGTATGGATGTTCAACCCGAGGACACCTTGTTCTGGTATACAGATATGGGCTGGATGATGGGACCCTTTCTCGTTTATGGTGCATTAATGAATGGGGCACGCATGGTGCTTTTTGAAGGAACTCCTGATTATCCAAATCCAGATCGTATTTGGCAGCTGGTCGAACGCCATCGCGTGACCCATTTAGGCATCTCCCCCACCCTCATACGTTCATTAATGGGGAAAGGCGAGGAATGGGTTGAACAACGGGATTTATCCACTTTAAAGATGATTGGTTCTACAGGGGAGCCATGGAATCCGGAGCCGTGGATGTGGATGTTTGAAAACGTATGTCGCCGGAAAGTCCCTATCTTTAACTATTCAGGTGGAACGGAAATCTCAGGTGGGATTTTTGGTAATGTCCTAGTAAAGCCGATTGCTCCCATTTCCTTTAATGCTGCATTACCTGGTATGGATGTGGATGTATTTGATCAAAATGGTCAGTCTGTATCCAATGAAGTTGGCGAATTGGTGATCAAACAGCCATGGGTGGGCATGACAAATGGATTTTATAAAGATAATAAACGCTATGAAAATACGTACTGGAGCCGCTTCAAGGATACATGGGTACATGGAGATTGGGTCATAAAAGATGATGAAGGTTATTTCACCATTACCGGGCGTTCTGATGATACATTGAATGTTGCTGGAAAGCGTCTGGGACCTGCTGAAATTGAGTCCGTACTTGTGGAACATGAGGATGTTCTGGAAGCCGGGGTCATCGGTGTCCCCCATGACGTTAAAGGTGAAACACCGGTCGCTTTCGTCGTGTGCAATCACGATTATGTAAATAAAACATTACTTAAAGAAGAGCTTACAGAATTAGCTATTGCCAAGTTGGGTAAAGCCATAGCCCCAAGCAGGCTCTTTTTTGTCCACGATTTACCAAAAACAAGAAATGCAAAGGTTATGCGACGTGCGATAAAGTCTGCATTTTTACAGAAGGATGGTGGAGACCTATCTGCTCTGGAAAACCCGAAATGTCTTGAAGAAATTAGAGATCTTTCAGATATGAATTTGAAGAAGTAA
- a CDS encoding N-acetyltransferase, producing the protein MTIIIRKCTRKDLNKLQEISYETFNETFKHQNSLENMKTYLKNAFNTKQLATELSIESSQFFFIYLHHEIAGYLKVNIDDAQSEIMGDGALEIERIYIRSKFQNHGLGKDLLNKAEEMAVKCDKRKIWLGVWEKNEHAIAFYKKQGFVKTGDHAFYMGDEKQIDFIMTKNL; encoded by the coding sequence ATGACGATAATCATTCGTAAGTGTACCAGGAAGGATTTAAACAAACTTCAGGAAATAAGTTATGAAACATTTAATGAGACATTTAAGCACCAGAATTCACTTGAAAATATGAAAACCTATTTGAAGAATGCATTTAATACTAAACAGTTGGCGACTGAATTGTCCATTGAATCCTCACAGTTCTTTTTTATTTATTTACATCATGAAATTGCCGGCTATCTGAAGGTTAATATCGATGATGCCCAGTCAGAAATAATGGGGGATGGTGCTCTCGAAATTGAAAGAATTTATATCAGGAGCAAATTTCAAAATCATGGACTGGGCAAAGACCTTTTAAATAAAGCTGAAGAAATGGCTGTGAAATGTGACAAAAGGAAGATCTGGCTGGGTGTCTGGGAGAAAAACGAACATGCGATTGCTTTTTATAAGAAACAGGGGTTTGTAAAAACAGGAGATCATGCATTTTATATGGGAGATGAAAAACAAATCGATTTTATAATGACGAAAAACCTTTAA
- a CDS encoding MFS transporter produces the protein MSVNQSVESKDYPDKIWTRDFILICLANFFIFLGFQMTLPTIPLFVEELGGNDKLIGVIVGVFTFSALLLRPFAGHALESKGRQIVYMTGLGVFVVSVGSYAFAASIVFLFLMRILQGMGWGFSTTATGTIATDIIPSKRRGEGMGYFGLSGNLALAFGPSLGLTLAGVMSFTYLFLICAALGLISLLLSSKIQYKKVEQSPNQTTAMKLDVFEKTALQPASLLFFITVTFGGIASFLPLYAEQKGVYGIELYFLTFAIFLMISRTFSGKIYDNKGHLYIFPPGAFLICIAMLLLSWLPGTFVMLLAASLYGLGFGAVQPTLQAWAVEKAAENRKGMANATFFSSFDLGVGTGAIIFGQIAFIFNYSVIYLTAAISVFLSIILYTYYYIKGRKHQLHQHLQN, from the coding sequence ATGTCTGTCAATCAAAGCGTCGAATCCAAAGATTACCCGGACAAAATCTGGACTCGGGATTTTATTCTGATTTGTCTCGCTAACTTTTTTATTTTTTTAGGCTTTCAGATGACACTCCCTACCATTCCATTGTTCGTGGAAGAATTAGGTGGAAATGATAAATTAATTGGTGTCATTGTGGGTGTTTTCACCTTTTCCGCCCTGCTTCTCCGGCCATTTGCAGGTCATGCGCTCGAGTCGAAAGGCCGTCAAATCGTTTATATGACTGGTCTTGGCGTATTTGTTGTTTCTGTCGGTTCATACGCCTTCGCTGCCAGCATCGTATTTTTATTCCTCATGAGGATTCTTCAAGGTATGGGCTGGGGTTTTTCTACAACAGCCACGGGGACCATTGCAACAGATATTATTCCGTCTAAACGCCGTGGTGAAGGTATGGGTTATTTCGGACTCTCTGGCAATCTCGCCCTGGCATTTGGACCATCCCTGGGTTTAACGTTAGCCGGGGTTATGTCGTTTACATATTTATTTTTAATCTGTGCTGCCCTCGGTCTCATTTCGTTGTTACTTTCATCAAAAATCCAATATAAAAAAGTCGAACAGTCACCGAATCAAACAACAGCGATGAAACTGGATGTTTTTGAAAAGACAGCATTGCAGCCTGCCTCCCTGTTGTTTTTTATTACGGTAACATTCGGAGGAATTGCTTCCTTTCTCCCTTTGTATGCTGAACAAAAAGGTGTGTATGGGATTGAACTTTATTTTTTAACCTTTGCTATCTTTTTAATGATCTCAAGAACCTTTTCAGGTAAAATTTACGACAATAAGGGCCACTTGTATATATTTCCCCCAGGAGCCTTTTTGATTTGTATAGCCATGCTGCTACTCTCCTGGTTACCTGGAACATTTGTGATGCTTCTTGCTGCGTCCTTATACGGACTGGGCTTTGGTGCTGTACAGCCGACATTGCAGGCATGGGCGGTTGAAAAGGCAGCTGAAAATCGCAAAGGAATGGCAAATGCTACCTTTTTCTCCTCTTTTGACTTAGGCGTAGGTACAGGAGCAATTATTTTCGGCCAAATTGCTTTTATCTTTAATTACTCAGTCATTTATTTAACCGCAGCAATTTCTGTATTTTTATCTATCATTCTATATACCTATTACTATATAAAGGGGCGTAAACACCAGCTGCATCAGCATCTGCAAAATTAA
- the fdhF gene encoding formate dehydrogenase subunit alpha gives MEDNRFTMKINDQEVEAIEGQSILEAALENNIYIPGICSSQPDLGIGAIQTCDTCYVDVNGDLKRACSTDAQPNMVVNSVSETAKEAQLEGMSRILKNHELYCTVCDNNNGNCEVHNTAEYLQLDHQKYEFTPKPYPPDNSHPFYRYEPDQCILCGLCVEACQDLQVSEVLSIDWEREQPRVIWDDDVPINESSCVSCGHCVSVCPCNALMEKSMLGEAGYMTGTPKNILEPMIDLTKEVEPGYQEIFTISNVEATMREDRINKTKTVCTYCGVGCSFEVWTKDREILKVQPTSDAPVNGISTCVKGKFGWDFVNSEERLTKPLIRKGDKFHEATWEEALTLMAEKFTEIKDKEGSDSLGFIASSKCTNEENYLFQKLARSVFGTNNIDNCSRYCQTPASAGLMRTVGIGGDSGTMEDIATSDLVIVVGANPAESHPVLATRVKRAHKLHGQKLIVSDLRKNELADRADLHIHPEPGSDLVWISAVTKYILDQGWEAKEFLENRVNNVEEFKQSLEKFTLEYAEKHSGLSKETIIQTAEMIRDAEGTCILWAMGVTQHMGGTDTSTAIANLLLVTGNFGKPGAGAYPLRGHNNVQGASDFGTMPNFLPGYEPVEKDEVRSRYEQAWGTELPKYPGLNNHQIVEAIMDGSVKGMYLFGEEMGFVDSNINYVEEAFEKLDFFVVQDIFFSKTAQYADVVLPAAPSLEKEGTFTNTERRIQRFYQVMDPLNDCKPDWQIFQEFANKMGANWDYSHPSDIMDEVAKLAPVFAGVSYDRMEGWDSQVWPVKPNGESTPLLYEERFKFLDGKARLFPVDWTPPLQMGEEFDLHLNNGRLLEQFHEGNMTNKSEGINHKVSNPWLEVSHELAKERNLQSGSLVRLTSPYGKVKVRVLVTNRVIGNELYLPMNTTENEKAVNKLTSSYYDKDTHTPNYKETQVKMELLEKAGEPPLPAHNHRFGNPQPHIGVEVDKKWNRKDFTPVPETLKREGSYHGKSNHAN, from the coding sequence ATGGAAGACAATCGCTTTACCATGAAAATTAATGACCAGGAAGTTGAAGCTATTGAAGGTCAATCAATTTTGGAAGCTGCTTTGGAAAATAATATTTATATTCCGGGTATCTGCTCCTCCCAACCTGATCTCGGGATTGGGGCTATTCAGACTTGTGATACCTGCTATGTGGATGTAAATGGCGACTTAAAACGTGCCTGCTCTACAGATGCACAGCCAAATATGGTTGTCAATTCTGTGTCCGAAACGGCTAAAGAGGCTCAATTAGAAGGAATGTCACGTATTTTGAAGAATCACGAGCTGTATTGTACCGTATGTGACAACAATAACGGAAACTGCGAGGTACATAACACAGCAGAGTATTTGCAGCTCGACCATCAGAAATATGAATTTACTCCAAAACCATATCCGCCTGATAACTCCCACCCTTTTTACCGGTATGAACCGGACCAGTGTATTTTATGCGGTTTGTGTGTGGAGGCCTGTCAGGATCTTCAGGTAAGTGAAGTGCTTAGCATTGATTGGGAACGCGAACAGCCACGCGTCATTTGGGATGATGATGTTCCCATTAATGAATCATCCTGTGTTTCCTGTGGGCATTGTGTTTCGGTCTGTCCTTGTAACGCTCTAATGGAGAAATCCATGCTTGGAGAAGCCGGTTATATGACTGGAACTCCTAAAAATATTTTAGAGCCTATGATTGATCTAACTAAAGAAGTTGAGCCTGGCTATCAGGAGATTTTTACCATATCAAATGTTGAAGCAACAATGCGGGAAGATAGGATTAACAAAACAAAAACGGTTTGCACATATTGCGGAGTTGGCTGCAGTTTTGAGGTTTGGACAAAAGATCGGGAAATCCTGAAAGTCCAGCCTACCAGCGATGCTCCTGTAAATGGAATCTCCACTTGTGTAAAAGGAAAATTTGGCTGGGATTTTGTAAACAGTGAAGAACGTCTGACAAAACCACTTATCCGTAAAGGGGATAAATTCCACGAAGCAACCTGGGAAGAAGCATTAACTCTGATGGCAGAGAAATTTACAGAAATTAAGGATAAGGAAGGGTCGGATTCTCTGGGATTTATTGCTTCCTCCAAGTGTACAAATGAAGAGAATTATCTGTTCCAAAAGCTGGCCCGGTCTGTATTTGGTACCAACAATATTGATAATTGCTCAAGATATTGTCAAACCCCTGCGTCTGCAGGACTTATGCGGACAGTTGGGATCGGCGGTGACTCTGGTACGATGGAAGATATTGCGACATCTGATTTAGTTATTGTTGTCGGAGCAAACCCTGCCGAATCTCATCCAGTGCTGGCTACAAGAGTAAAAAGAGCGCACAAACTCCACGGTCAGAAGTTAATCGTATCTGATTTGAGAAAAAATGAATTGGCTGACCGTGCAGATTTGCATATTCATCCTGAACCCGGATCTGATCTTGTATGGATTTCAGCAGTCACCAAGTACATTTTAGATCAGGGCTGGGAAGCGAAAGAATTTTTAGAGAATCGTGTGAATAATGTGGAAGAATTTAAGCAATCCCTGGAAAAGTTCACCCTTGAATACGCAGAAAAGCATAGCGGCTTATCAAAAGAAACAATCATTCAAACGGCTGAAATGATTCGTGATGCAGAAGGAACTTGTATTTTATGGGCTATGGGCGTTACCCAGCACATGGGTGGTACGGATACAAGCACAGCTATTGCTAACCTGTTATTAGTTACAGGAAACTTTGGGAAGCCTGGTGCAGGTGCTTATCCTCTCCGTGGCCATAACAACGTACAAGGAGCCAGTGATTTTGGTACGATGCCAAACTTCCTCCCTGGTTATGAGCCGGTGGAAAAGGATGAGGTACGTTCCCGCTACGAACAGGCATGGGGGACTGAACTTCCAAAATACCCTGGTTTAAACAACCATCAAATTGTAGAAGCCATTATGGATGGAAGCGTTAAAGGAATGTATCTGTTTGGAGAAGAGATGGGCTTTGTTGATTCAAATATTAATTACGTTGAAGAGGCCTTTGAAAAACTTGATTTCTTTGTCGTTCAGGACATTTTCTTCTCTAAGACGGCACAGTATGCAGACGTTGTCCTCCCTGCTGCACCAAGTTTGGAGAAAGAAGGAACCTTTACCAATACGGAAAGAAGAATTCAGCGTTTTTATCAAGTTATGGATCCGCTTAATGACTGTAAGCCTGATTGGCAGATTTTCCAGGAGTTTGCTAATAAAATGGGCGCCAACTGGGATTATAGTCATCCTTCCGACATTATGGACGAAGTGGCTAAGCTGGCTCCAGTATTTGCCGGTGTAAGTTATGATCGTATGGAAGGCTGGGATAGTCAAGTGTGGCCGGTAAAACCAAATGGTGAAAGTACACCATTACTTTATGAAGAGCGTTTTAAGTTCCTGGACGGAAAAGCGCGCTTATTCCCTGTTGACTGGACCCCTCCTCTGCAGATGGGAGAAGAATTTGATCTCCACTTAAACAATGGTCGTCTTCTGGAACAGTTCCATGAAGGAAACATGACCAATAAATCAGAGGGAATCAACCATAAGGTGTCTAACCCATGGCTGGAAGTTTCACATGAGCTTGCCAAGGAACGTAATTTACAGTCAGGATCACTGGTACGTTTAACCTCCCCTTATGGAAAAGTAAAGGTACGAGTTTTAGTAACCAATCGCGTGATCGGCAACGAATTGTATTTGCCAATGAACACTACAGAAAACGAAAAAGCCGTAAATAAATTGACCAGCAGTTATTATGATAAAGACACCCATACACCAAACTATAAAGAGACTCAGGTGAAAATGGAATTACTGGAAAAGGCCGGAGAACCCCCACTTCCAGCGCATAACCACCGTTTTGGCAATCCACAGCCCCACATTGGTGTTGAGGTGGACAAAAAGTGGAACAGAAAAGATTTCACACCTGTACCGGAAACGTTGAAAAGAGAGGGATCTTATCATGGCAAAAGCAATCACGCAAATTGA
- a CDS encoding DUF1641 domain-containing protein — MAKAITQIEKKRKSKQEERTEDLSAIINQIADNREIIQDTLIILQELHATGVLDMLKGLLRTREKVGQIAIEQINQPGMHNIIKNGMNTIGLLAEMDSDQLKAMFSGLNTGLEKAAESAKAQEEVGLWGLMKSVRDPNVRTSMNTMVNFLEGMGNGLNQQKTH, encoded by the coding sequence ATGGCAAAAGCAATCACGCAAATTGAGAAAAAGAGGAAAAGTAAGCAGGAAGAACGTACGGAGGATTTATCGGCAATCATTAATCAGATTGCCGATAATCGGGAGATCATTCAGGATACATTAATTATTCTTCAGGAACTTCACGCAACAGGAGTTCTTGATATGCTAAAAGGTCTGCTTCGTACACGGGAAAAGGTCGGGCAAATTGCCATTGAGCAAATTAATCAGCCAGGCATGCATAACATCATTAAAAACGGAATGAATACCATTGGATTACTTGCCGAGATGGATTCCGATCAACTGAAGGCCATGTTCAGTGGCTTGAATACTGGCCTGGAAAAAGCAGCTGAGAGTGCTAAAGCCCAAGAAGAAGTTGGACTCTGGGGTCTTATGAAATCTGTAAGAGATCCCAACGTCCGCACATCCATGAATACGATGGTCAATTTTCTTGAAGGTATGGGAAATGGCCTGAATCAACAGAAAACACACTAA
- a CDS encoding heavy-metal-associated domain-containing protein: MIQHKLSIPNLKKEDERKISEALHDVWGVRNVKMNTQTNEAIISYDEDAGSLQDFQQAVIDMGYEANTNEEEI; this comes from the coding sequence ATGATACAACATAAGCTATCCATTCCAAATCTGAAAAAAGAGGATGAGCGAAAAATCAGTGAGGCTCTGCATGATGTTTGGGGTGTGCGCAATGTAAAAATGAACACTCAGACGAATGAAGCGATTATTTCCTATGACGAAGATGCAGGTTCATTACAGGATTTTCAACAGGCTGTGATTGATATGGGCTATGAAGCAAATACGAATGAAGAAGAAATTTAA
- a CDS encoding formate/nitrite transporter family protein: MSFHPPKKTAQLARDHGEKKAHLPLSTMLALGFLAGAFIAFGFLLDIRITGNLPEDIWGSMAAFIGGAVFPVGLVFVLIAGGELLTGNMMAVATARFSGKIKTSHVLNNWLIITISNFIGSIFVAYFFGHILGLTETGPFLDKTVDIAGAKIEDNFFEAFISGVGANWLVCLAVWLNYAAEDVAGKILGIWFPIMAFVAIGFQHVVANMFVIPAAIFAGYYTWFDYLMNFIAVFLGNAVGGAIFVGAFYWFAYLRNDV; encoded by the coding sequence ATGTCTTTTCATCCTCCCAAGAAAACGGCACAACTAGCCAGAGACCATGGTGAAAAGAAAGCACATTTACCATTATCAACAATGCTTGCTTTGGGGTTTTTAGCAGGTGCTTTTATTGCTTTTGGATTTTTATTGGATATAAGGATAACAGGAAATCTTCCTGAGGACATCTGGGGATCTATGGCTGCATTTATTGGTGGAGCAGTCTTCCCGGTAGGACTGGTTTTTGTCTTAATCGCCGGCGGAGAACTTTTAACAGGAAATATGATGGCCGTTGCAACCGCGAGATTTTCCGGCAAAATAAAGACCAGTCATGTATTAAATAATTGGTTGATCATAACGATTAGTAATTTTATCGGATCCATTTTTGTAGCATACTTTTTCGGTCATATTTTAGGTTTAACGGAAACCGGGCCGTTTTTGGATAAAACCGTTGATATTGCAGGTGCTAAAATTGAAGATAATTTTTTTGAAGCCTTTATATCCGGTGTTGGTGCAAACTGGCTGGTCTGTTTAGCTGTATGGCTCAATTATGCAGCTGAAGATGTTGCAGGGAAGATCCTGGGTATCTGGTTTCCGATTATGGCCTTTGTAGCGATTGGTTTTCAGCACGTGGTCGCCAATATGTTTGTGATTCCCGCTGCCATATTCGCCGGGTATTATACTTGGTTTGATTATCTCATGAATTTCATAGCAGTGTTTCTGGGGAATGCAGTAGGAGGAGCGATATTCGTAGGAGCATTCTATTGGTTTGCGTATTTGCGTAATGATGTCTAA